A single Triticum dicoccoides isolate Atlit2015 ecotype Zavitan chromosome 2A, WEW_v2.0, whole genome shotgun sequence DNA region contains:
- the LOC119353039 gene encoding uncharacterized protein LOC119353039 → MAANDGGPDLPANAPVDSDGDAGGPYIPAELVPDIAKHLTSLHDFFALRAGCRAYRAALPNCRALLANQPPHLLVPHTADPSLSLFKVLEPGCAAFSLALFHVPDRRLLRFRARLPFARTGGVLTSDGARVAAVDGATGEILVTDLLSGAQARFPRPPLEYSRVILSGGYVFAPAKGRTEIQYCSLWYAHWAVASYGGDFEIQDWRIVNGALYGLLPSCGLVMASLPKDNTMELWMLGGEFDEDLEETLKETVGGSLLGECGGEPLLICKVGRIDPEYKIFRWDFNVGKWVMITSLGGRTLFIGYDDFVACLGPDVPGIRADCVYGSLPWSGGWSEYSLVDGTCKCFPAQYPGEPGVGFGRPQVWVLPSLFCDY, encoded by the coding sequence ATGGCTGCGAACGACGGCGGCCCAGATCTGCCCGCCAACGCCCCCGTCGACAGCGACGGAGATGCCGGCGGGCCGTACATCCCCGCGGAGCTGGTCCCGGACATCGCGAAGCACCTGACGAGCCTGCACGACTTCTTCGCCCTGCGCGCCGGCTGCCGCGCCTACCGCGCCGCGCTGCCCAACTGCCGGGCCCTGCTCGCGAACCAGCCGCCGCACCTCCTCGTGCCCCACACCGCCGACCCCTCGCTGTCCCTCTTCAAGGTCCTCGAGCCCGGCTGCGCCGCCTTCTCGCTCGCCCTCTTCCACGTCCCCGACCGCCGCCTCCTCCGCTTCCGCGCCCGCCTCCCCTTCGCCAGGACCGGCGGCGTCCTCACCTCCGACGGCGCCCGCGTCGCCGCCGTCGACGGCGCCACCGGCGAGATCCTCGTCACCGACCTCCTCTCCGGCGCGCAGGCCCGCTTCCCCAGGCCCCCGCTGGAGTACAGCCGCGTCATCCTCAGCGGCGGCTACGTCTTCGCCCCGGCGAAGGGCCGCACCGAGATCCAGTACTGCAGCCTCTGGTACGCCCACTGGGCCGTCGCGTCCTACGGCGGCGACTTTGAGATCCAGGACTGGCGCATTGTCAACGGCGCCCTCTACGGGCTCCTCCCCTCCTGCGGGCTCGTGATGGCTTCGCTCCCCAAGGACAACACCATGGAGCTGTGGATGCTTGGAGGCGAATTCGACGAGGATCTTGAAGAGACTCTGAAGGAGACCGTAGGCGGATCATTGCTGGGGGAGTGCGGTGGCGAGCCCCTGCTTATCTGCAAGGTGGGGCGCATCGATCCGGAATACAAGATTTTCCGGTGGGACTTCAATGTGGGGAAGTGGGTGATGATAACGAGCCTCGGCGGGCGGACGCTGTTTATTGGCTACGACGATTTTGTCGCGTGCCTTGGTCCAGATGTTCCAGGGATCCGTGCCGACTGTGTGTATGGATCATTGCCATGGAGTGGGGGGTGGAGCGAGTATTCTCTAGTCGATGGGACCTGTAAATGCTTCCCTGCACAGTATCCAGGTGAACCAGGGGTTGGTTTCGGGAGGCCGCAGGTGTGGGTGCTTCCAAGCTTGTTCTGCGACTACTGA